GTATGCAAAAGCGGCATGCCCAGTTACAAAGTTTTTGTTACTAACAGTTTTGAATTTTTTGTCATATTCATTGTAAAGAGTATCGAGCTTTAAAGCGAAATCATTATAATTTTTTTCATAATAAGATTTATTAGATGGATCTGCTTTTACTAAAGCATCCCTTACATTTTCAGCTTGATTTTCTGCACCTTTTAAACTAATCCATAAATGGGGATCATATTGTCCATTTTCTGTTTTTTCTGTATTACCTATTGGAGCTGAACCTTTTGAAGCATCTACTGAAATTAAATTTTTATTATCTACAGATTCTAAAACCTTATCCACCCAAGATTCCATACCAAACCCATTATATACAAATATTTTAGCTGTACTTAAGCCTTCAAGATCCTTAGCCTTAGGCTCAAAATCATGTGGTTCAGTGCCGTTAGGTATCATGGTTACTATATCAACCTTATCTTTTCCTATGGCAGTAGTAATTTCTCTCATTGCATTGAATGAAACTACAACTTTTATTTTGCTTTGAGACTTTACATTAGTAGTTTCTACGTTCTTACTACCGCATGCGGTGAAGGTTAGCGTTGTACAAATAAGTAAAATGAACATTGACATTTTTTTAAACATTTTTATCGCCCCTTAAAATTTCTTCTTGCAAACCATTTGCATTATCACTTATAATATAAGTATAAATGGCACCTTTGTCAATAGCAATAACTTTAATCCTTTCCAAATTAGTATATTAATGCTTTGATAAAGTGACAAAATTATAGAAACTGGAGGACAATTATGATTCAAATTAATAATTTATTTTTTTCTTACACAAACGGGGAACCCTATATTCTTAATAATATTGGTTTAACTATAAATAACGGAGAGTACCTATCGATATTAGGTGATAACGGCTGCGGTAAAAGTACTCTTGTAAAATTAATACTAAATTTTTTATCTCCTACTAAGGGTTCTATTGTAAATACCGATAAGAATATTGGTTATGTGCCTCAAAAGTCTGATTTTCTAAATTCACAATTTCCTATTACTGTATACGAGATGCTTAATTGCTATAGAAAAGTATTAAAAATAAAAGATAAGAATTTGGTAACTAGGCGGTTAGAAGCTATTAATATGCTCAATTTTAAAGATTCACTTATAGGAACACTATCAGGCGGCCAATGTCAAAAAATTTTTATAGTACGCGCATTGCTAGGAGATCCTGATTTATTAATTTTAGATGAGCCATCAACAGGAATTGATGTAACTAGCCAAAAAGAGATTTATAACTTAATTAAAGACTTAAATAGGAATAATAAGATAACAGTTATTGCCATTGAGCATAATCTTAATGCTGCCATCAATAATTCGTCCCTTATTTATCATCTATCAAAAGGCAAGGGTCATTTATGCACCCCTGATATTTATATTAAAGAATATTTAAAAGCAAACAAAGAGGAGGAATTTAATGTTTCAGTATAGCTTTATGCAAAATGCTTTTATGATTTCTATATTAATTTCTATACTTTGTCCATGCATTGGTTTTTTCCTAGTACTAAGAAGGTATTCAATGATTGGTGATACCTTAGCGCATGCTTCTCTTGCAGGAGTCGCAATTGGACTTTTATTTAACGGAAATCCCATAATAAGTTCATTCATATTTACATCATTTTGTGGACTTTTAATTGAGTTTTTAAGAGATTATTTTAAAAAATATGCTGAGTTAATACTTGTTGTAGTTCTGTCTTTAAGTGTTGGTATTGCTATTACCATCATGAGCTCTGGAGAATTACATGCAAATGTGAACTCATTCCTATTTGGAAGTGTATTAACTGTAACAAGAGATGATTTATACGCCGTCTTAGTATTAAGTCTTGTATCAATTGTGACTTTAATAATATTATATAATAAACTTGTTATTATAGCCTTTGATGAAGAGGCAGCAAAAGTTGGGAGAATAAATGTTAAATTAATCAATTACATTTTTGCTATATTGGTTGCTGCTACAATATCTGTTTCTATGAGAATTGTTGGGGTACTTGTTTTAAGCTCAATGATTGCTTTGCCTGTTGCTACAGCAATGCAACTAGGGAAAGGGTTTAAATCAACCCTTTTATACTCGGTATTGTTTAGTGTTATAGACATACTCTTGTCACTATTTATTTCTTATTATATGAATTGTGCGCCTGGAGGCATAACTGCATTGATTTCAGTTGTATTACTTGCATTAGTTATATTAATAAAAAAGGTAGGTTTATTATTATCAAAAAAGCGTTACAATTAATTTAGGTAAAAAAACACCTATAATTATAGTTACGTAGGGAGGTTGTTAAGTTTGAAAATTAGTGAGGGAATAAATAAATTATGATATATAAACGTAATAGATTATTGTATGCTGCGATGACAATGGTTGTAATTATTTTAGGATTAGGTTCAAGAAAGATGGCTAAATTTATTCCAGATTTATTGAATACATATTTGGGTGATGCTCTGTGGGCATTAATGATTTTTCTTGCTTTGGGATTTATTTTTAGAGAGATGAAAACAAAGTCAGTTGCAATAATTGGGATATTATTTTGTTATATTATTGAATCAAGCCAGTTGTATCATGCTAATTGGATAGATACTATTAGAAACACAACAATTGGAGGATTGGCACTAGGATATGGATTTTTGTGGAGTGACTTATTAGCATACAGCCTAGGAATTGGAGCCGGTGTAATTATTGAAATTTTGATTAGAGTAATTAAAAAGGGAGGAAAAGAATGAATAATTTAAGTTCTATAGACGATATAAAAAATTTTATTAAAGAAAACAAATTTGTTATGTTGTATTTTTCATCAGATGGATGTGGTGTGTGTGATGACGTTTTACCCATGATTGAGGAACTGCTTAAAAAACATCCTAAAGTTATGAGTGGACATGTAGAAATCCAAAACATGCCATCTGTAGCTGGTGTTTTTGGAATATTTACTATTCCTGCGGTTATTATGTTTTTAGAAGGAAAAGAGATAGTAAGACAAGCAAGATATATTAATTTTCTAGAACTAAAAGAAAAAATCCAAAGATTTTCTGAATTTGTTTAACAACATTCCAGTTCATTATTTTATAATCTGAATAAAAGAAATGAGTATAAGTTCTAGTAATGTTAAAGTTTATAAAAAGTTAAATGACTCCAATTAAGTGGAGATTTCGTTTATAATACCACACCCCTATAATTGTTATAGAAGTGTGGTATTTTTATTGTTTTTGTTTTAGATTATAAAAGAATTACATGGTTATTCTGTGCAGAGTTTTAAAAATTCTATAGATGAAGTGGTTAAAAACTTATTTTTATGATAAATAATATAAAATTTGCGTTTTAAATTAATATCCACTACATTTAGTTTACTAATAGTACCATTTTGTATAAAATTCTGAACTAAGCGTAAAGGAAGTATCGCTATACCTAGTCCATTAGATACGCCATTTATAATAGCTTCTGTACTTATGCTTTCCCATATTGGAACAGTAGAAAATCCATGAAGTAGTAAGACAGAATCAGCAAGTTCGCGTGTGCCACTATTTTTTTCTCTCATTAAAAACTTTTGAGTTTCCAAATCTTTAACTGAAATGACTTCTTTTTTTAAAAGAGGATTATTTAAACTACATATAACTACAAGTTCATCATTTAAAAAACTTTTGGAAATAAGATTCTTGGAGTGAATTACTCCTTCAATAAGAGCAAAATCTAATTTATTATCTATTACCAAATTTTCTATTATATCAGAATTATTTATAGTTACAAAGGTTTGAATATTGGGATATCTAGATGAAAATTGTTTTATATAGTTTGGCATTAAATGAGTACCGATAGTAATGCTAGAACCGATTCTAAGGACCCCAATTGAATCTGAATTTTGAATCGTTGTTTCTAATTCATCAAATAGAGATGTTATGTGAAGAGCATAACTTAATACAATTTTTCCAACTTCGGTTAGATAAAGCTTTTTAGATAGACGGTCAAATAATTTAACACCATAATAATTTTCCATTTCTTTTATTGCAGTACTGATCGCAGGTTGGGAAATATACATTTTTTTTGCAGCTAGCGTAATACTACTGTTTTGGCAAACAGCAACAAATATTTTCATATGTCTTAAGTTCATTATTAATTATCCTCCCCACATACATAACTGTTTGGTTATGTATATGATTATATAATAGTATTTTACGTATAGTTTTGCAAGAGTTATAATTGGCATTGGGGGTGGAATTAAATGAAAAAAGATGTGAAATTCTATTTAAAGTTATTTACCTCAACCTTATATTTAAGCTCATTTACCTTTGGTGGAGGGTTTGTTATTATTCCTCTTATGAAAAAGAAATTTGTGGATGAATATAAATGGATTGAAGAAAAAGAAATGCTTGATTTAGCAGCTATTGCACAAGCAGCACCAGGTGCAATAGCAGTAAATGCAGCAATAATAGTAGGTTATCGTTTGGCAGGAGTATTAGGTGCTATGATAACAATAATAGGCACAGTATTACCGCCATTAATTATATTATCAATCATATCGGTAGCATACACAGCATTTAGGGATAGTTTAATTGTTAAATATATACTGCGCGGAATGCAGGCCGGAGTTGCAGCGGTTATTATTGATGTAGTAATTAGTATGGTTATTTCTCTTTTTAAAGAAAAAAAATCATTACCTATTATGATTATGATAGGTGCTTTTATAGCTACATTTATTCTAAATATTAATGTTATTATAATAATTTTAATAAGCGGTATAATGGGAGCTATTTCTATTTATTATTCAAAGCACGTAGAAAAGATTGGTGATTTAAAATGATATACCTAAAAATATTTTGGAGCTTTTTTCAAATTGGATTATTTAGTGTTGGTGGTGGTTATGCTGCTATGCCATTAATTCAAAATCAGGTTGTTACTATACACAGTTGGCTATCAATGAACGAATTTGCAGATGTTATAACAATATCTCAGATGACGCCTGGACCAATAGCTATTAATTGTGCTACATTTGTAGGTACAAGAATTGCAGGAGTGCCAGGTGCAATCGTGGCAACTATAGGGTGCGTTTTCCCATCTTGCGTTATTGTTCTTTTTCTGGCTTATCTATATTACAAATATAAAAGCTTATTTATAGTTCAAGGGGTTTTGAATGGACTAAGACCAGCTGTTATAGCAATGATAGGCTCCGCAGGTTTAATTTTGTTAATATTAGCATTCTGGAATGGGAAGGGTATATCAAGTAACACTGAAAATATAGATGGTATATCGGTGGGACTATTTACGATTGCAATTATTATTCTTAGAAAGTGGAAGGTAAATCCTATTTTTATAATGATTGGGAGCGGCGTCCTTGGTTTGTGTATTTATTCATTTTATCACTCCGTTCTATAAAAAATATGATATCAATAAAGGTAGCATATTTTTAAATTCAATTATATTAATTTGAATTTTACCCCATAATGGTCCGTATTTATAAATACATACTCAAGGTGTGTAAAATTAGCGCTAGCGCAGGTTTTAATCATTTCTTCTTTTGATATTCTATCATTGTTATTTGACATTGATGTTAATCAGTTGTAAAATTTTATATAGCATATGCCACTGAAAATAGTATTTGAAAAGTGAGGATAATATTTATGTCAAGACCAGTGAAAAATAGACGTGTAGAGAATTTACCCGAGTATACATACTTTGTACCAGCAGGAAGACGAAAATGTGAAATTGAAGAAATACTCATAAAGGTTGAAGAGTTTGAAGCCATGAGGCTTAAGGACGTTGAAGATTTAAATCAGGAAGAATGTGCAAAGAAAATGCTCGTTTCAAGACAAACTTTTCAGAATATAATTGATAGTGCAAGGAAGAAGATTGCCATAGCTCTAATAGAGGGGAAAGCAATAAATATAAGTGGTGGAAATTACACAAGAAATGTATGCAATTTTAAATGTTTATCTTGCGAAAATACTTACGAAATAAAATATGAAGAAGATAGGAAGATTTGCCCATCATGTGGATCTGAGCAAGTGTCTTGTAATAAACGAAGTAGCTTTTGTCAGAGGCAATGTAACAAACACAGTATCTCTGATAAATAGTTTTATAAGAGATTTTATTAAAAAGATTATTGGCATTTGACAATAATGAATAATAGTATTACAATATAAATGGCATATGACAAATAAAAAAAAGAGGCGATTATGTATGGCTGAGTGTGAAAGTTGTCCGTCAAATGGCGAATGTGATAATAAAGAAACATGTGGTATAGAAAATAATCCATTAAATAAAGTTAAAAATATTATCGGTGTTATGAGTGGAAAAGGTGGGGTAGGTAAATCAACAATATCCGTTCTTATTGCACAGGAACTTAATAAAAAAGGATATAAGGTTGGTCTTATGGACTCAGATATTACTGGTCCAAGTATACCAAGATTATTAGGTATTAAAGATGTTAAACCTTTTATGAATGAATCGGGTATTATACCGGTTAAAACTACTGAGGGTATTGATGTTATTTCAATGAATTTTTTAGTGGAAAATGAAGATGATCCAGTTATTTGGCGAGGACCAGCAGTTTCTGGTGTTGTTAAGCAGTTTTGGACTGATGTAATATGGGGAGAGCTTGATTATTTAATTATAGATATGCCTCCTGGCACAGGTGATGTTGCTCTAACAGTAATGCAATCAATACCAGTTACAGGAATAGTAATGATTTCAACACCACAGGACTTAGTATCTATGATTGTTGGGAAAGCAGTAAATATGGCACACAAGCTAGACATCGATATAATAGGATTAATAGAGAATATGAGTTATATTATTTGTCCAGGATGCACGGAGAAAATAAAAATGTTTGATTCAGATAACATAGACGAATTCTTAAATAAAAATGATTTAGATTTACTTGGAGAAATTCCAATGTGTAGGGAAATAGTCAATATTTCTAATAAAGGCGAATACAAGTTAAATGATGAATTAACAGAAATAACTGAAAATATTATTAATAAAATTATTAAAAAGACAAAAAAATAAAAAGTGGAGGTAATATTTTATGAAAATAGCAATACCTAATAATGGTAGTATGGTGAATCAACATTTTGGAATGAGCAAAAGTTTTGTTATTGTTACTATAGAAGATAAAAAAGTTATAAGTACTGAAGAAATATCAGCAGCTGAGCTTCAACATGAGCATCAAGGATTAGCAGATTTACTCAAAAATCAAGGAGCAACAGTGGTTATTACTGGTGGAATTGGTGGAGGAGCAATAAGCGGCTTAGAGCAAAATGGTCTTGAGGTAATAAAAGGAGCATCTGGAGAATATTCAAAGGTAATTGAAGAATATATTAATGGAACATTAGAAAATAAAGATGTAGTTTGCAATCACCATGGTGAACATCATCATCAATAAATAACAGAAAAAAGGGGCACATTGTGCTCCTTTTTTCTGTTATTTTACTGCAATAAAAACATAAGTCATTTTTTTAGATTACCATTAAAATCTGATAGTCCATGATTCATATGATATATTGGACCGAATTTATTTTTAAGTAATACATTGACTGCTTTAGGACTTCTACCACCTGATGCGCAATGTACTAAAATTGGTTTGCCACGGAATTTTTCCAGCTCTGAAATCCTTGAAGCAATTTCATTGGCCGGCATTAGTTTAGAAGCATTTATATGTCCTGTTTGGTATTCGCTTTTACTTCGTACATCTAAAATAATGAGATTTTTATTCTCGCGTATAAGTTTAACAACTTCCTGGCCAGAAACATTTTTTACATTTTTATTAAACCTAATCATTATTTTAGGATATAGTATATAAGCTATTAAAAGGATTAATATTATGGTTAATATGTTATTCATCATTTTTCCTTCTTTCGATTGATATCATTATATTCAAATAAAACGATGTAAATTACATATAATATGGTTTCATCTTCTAAAGTACATTTAATTATAGATATTTTTTAATTTCATCGGGTGATGGAACTCTTCCTATAATTTTCACTTTTTCATCGACTACTAGAGCAGGCGTTTTCATAACTCCATAAGCCATGATTTCTTTAAAATCAGTAACCTTTTCTATAGTTGCTACAATACCTAACTCATCTATTGCCTTTCTAGTATTTTCCTCTAGTTTTTTGCAATTAGAACATCCTGAACCTAAAATTTTAATTATCATAATATTTCTCCTTTATAATTTATTATTTCTTAAACAAATAAGAATGAAAATGCATTGAATAAATATCCTATTATAACTATACCCGTTGCAACTATAGCTACAAATATAGTCAGTAATTTAGGTTTTACAACTTTACTAAGCATAATTATTGATGGAAGTGAAAGCGCTGTTACTGCCATCATAAAGGATAATACTGTACCAATCCCTACCCCTTTTTGAAATAATGCTTCTGCTATTGGTAATGTGCCAAATATATCAGCATACATTGGTATACCTACAGCAGTTGCGAGTAGCACTGCAAAAGGATTGTTATTTCCAACTACAGTTTTAATTATTGATTGAGGTATCCAATTGTGTATCGCAGCACCAATACCAACACCTATTAAAACGTATAGCCAAACTTTATGAACTGTATCTTTAACCTGCTGTTTTGAATAAGATATTCGCTCAGGCCTTGTCATATCAATTACTTCTACATCTACATTTTTTATTTCTTTTACATAACCTTCTACATATTTTTCAAGATGTAAATTATCAATAATAGTTCCACCAATAACTGCTAAAATTAATCCTACAACAACGTAGGTTATAGCAATCTTAGCACCAAAGAAAGACATTAAGATTAATAAAGATGCCAAATCTACAAGTGGTGAAGATATAAGGAAGGAAAAAGTTATTCCAAGTGGAAGTCCTGCTGAGTTAAATCCTATAAATATTGGGATACTAGAGCAACTACAAAATGGTGTAATGGTTCCAAGTAAGGCTCCTAATATATTTCCCTTTATGCCCTTAATATTTCCAAGAATTTTTTTTGTTCTTTCTGGTGGAAAATAACTTTGAATATAGGATATAAGGAAAATCAACACTGATAACAGTATAAATATTTTTATAGTGTCATAGATAAAAAAGTGTACGCTTCCACCAAGCCTTTCTTTAATAGATAGGCCAAATACGTTTTCTACAAAGCTTTGAATAAGATTTGAGAGCCAGGTCATTTTTAAAACCTCATTATTTAGCCAGGTAAATATTTGCGATATTACATTCATTATTGTCACCTACCTGCATAATATTTTGAATTATTGATATAGAATTATTTATTAGTATTACATTTAGTTTTAAATATTTCGATGTATTGATCACCCTTATCAAGCTTTTTTAGATCAGTTTGAATCGTTGTGTAATTTTCTGAATTTGAAATTATTTTTTCTAATAATTCGTTTAGAAGTTCATTATCCTTGTTAATATAATAATATATAAACTGTTCTTGCCTTTCATCTTTTACAAAGCCCATATCTCGAAGTTTAGCTAAGTGTTTTGAAATTTTAGGCTGAGATTCTTCTAATATTCCTTGTATTTGGCATACACAGAGTTTTTTATGATATAACAGGACTAAAATTCTAAGTCTAGTTTCATCAGATAAAACTTTAAATAAATTTGTTAAATTTTCCATTACTTTCACATCCTTTAAGTTAATTATGATAATGTCATGCTTATATGCCCATATGAGTATATAAGCATAGTATTCCCTATGAACTTATTTGTCAAGTAATTATTGAAGAATTTTTAGTGAGAGAAACCATAGATTTATTACCCTAAATACATAATTAAAATATTTAATAAGAATGTGTAACTTATGTCGAAAAAAAGATAAAGATTAATGTTGCAATATACAACTGTTGTGTTATACAATGTATTAGAGGTGAAGATGATGAATAACGTAAAGAGCAGTGATTTAAGGGAGATTGTAAGAATATTGGTTAGAAATCTTGGTTTACTTGAGAGAAACAAGTCTTGTTGTTGCGGTGTAACACTTGCTCAGTGTCATGCAATAGTAGAAATCGGAAGAGCGAAGGAAATAAATTTAAATAGTCTGGCAGAATTACTTAATTTAGAGAAAAGTACTATGAGCAGAACTATTAATAACCTTGTAAATGAAAGTTTAGTACTTAGAGAAGTTCACACTGAGAATAGAAGATATATAAAAATAAAGTTAACTGAAAAAGGAGAAGAAATCTTTAGAGAAATCGAGAAAACTATGGAAGATTATTATACTGATGTAATTTCTTTAGTTCCTGTAGATAAGAGGGAGCAAGTTCTGGAGAGCCTACAAATCTTAGTTGATGTAGTTAATGTAAATAAATGTTGTAATGAAAAGGAGAGTAAAAAACTATGAGTGATATAAAAGGAGAAGTTAAAAAATACTATGGAGGAATCGCCAGCAGAGTTAATCAAGAGACAAAAGGTAATTGCAAATGTTCTTCATCTTGTTGTAGTAACAATAATTCTGATATTTATGACTTAGACTACTTGGATAATTTACCACAAGAAGCTATTAATGCTTCTTTAGGATGTGCTAATCCTTTAGTATTTGGTGAACTAAAGAATGGTGAAACTGTTTTAGATCTTGGAAGTGGGGGAGGAATTGATGTTCTTATTGCTTCAAAATATGTGGGCTCCACTGGTAAAGTATATGGACTTGATATGACTGATGAAATGCTCAGGTTAGCAAATACTAACAAACAAAAGATGGGAGTGGAAAATGTTGAATTTCTCAAAGGATATATCGAAGATATTCCAATAGACAATAACAAAATTGATGTTATATTATCTAATTGTGTAATTAATCTTTGTGAAGACAAAGAAAAGGCTCTTAGTGAAGCCTATAGGGTTTTAAAGCCAGGTGGAAGATTGGCAATTGCAGATATAGTTATTTTAAAAGATATATCAGAAAAAATTAAGAATGATGCACAGATGTGGGTTGGATGTATTGCTGGAGCGCTACCAATTGAAGAATATAGAAATGTTTTATTAAAGGTTGGATTTAAGAATGTTGAAATCAATCCTATTAATATTTATACCAAAGATACTATTGAGTCTATT
This window of the Clostridium estertheticum genome carries:
- a CDS encoding Mrp/NBP35 family ATP-binding protein produces the protein MAECESCPSNGECDNKETCGIENNPLNKVKNIIGVMSGKGGVGKSTISVLIAQELNKKGYKVGLMDSDITGPSIPRLLGIKDVKPFMNESGIIPVKTTEGIDVISMNFLVENEDDPVIWRGPAVSGVVKQFWTDVIWGELDYLIIDMPPGTGDVALTVMQSIPVTGIVMISTPQDLVSMIVGKAVNMAHKLDIDIIGLIENMSYIICPGCTEKIKMFDSDNIDEFLNKNDLDLLGEIPMCREIVNISNKGEYKLNDELTEITENIINKIIKKTKK
- a CDS encoding metal ABC transporter ATP-binding protein, giving the protein MIQINNLFFSYTNGEPYILNNIGLTINNGEYLSILGDNGCGKSTLVKLILNFLSPTKGSIVNTDKNIGYVPQKSDFLNSQFPITVYEMLNCYRKVLKIKDKNLVTRRLEAINMLNFKDSLIGTLSGGQCQKIFIVRALLGDPDLLILDEPSTGIDVTSQKEIYNLIKDLNRNNKITVIAIEHNLNAAINNSSLIYHLSKGKGHLCTPDIYIKEYLKANKEEEFNVSV
- a CDS encoding MarR family winged helix-turn-helix transcriptional regulator; its protein translation is MNNVKSSDLREIVRILVRNLGLLERNKSCCCGVTLAQCHAIVEIGRAKEINLNSLAELLNLEKSTMSRTINNLVNESLVLREVHTENRRYIKIKLTEKGEEIFREIEKTMEDYYTDVISLVPVDKREQVLESLQILVDVVNVNKCCNEKESKKL
- a CDS encoding rhodanese-like domain-containing protein, producing the protein MNNILTIILILLIAYILYPKIMIRFNKNVKNVSGQEVVKLIRENKNLIILDVRSKSEYQTGHINASKLMPANEIASRISELEKFRGKPILVHCASGGRSPKAVNVLLKNKFGPIYHMNHGLSDFNGNLKK
- a CDS encoding metal ABC transporter substrate-binding protein; the encoded protein is MFKKMSMFILLICTTLTFTACGSKNVETTNVKSQSKIKVVVSFNAMREITTAIGKDKVDIVTMIPNGTEPHDFEPKAKDLEGLSTAKIFVYNGFGMESWVDKVLESVDNKNLISVDASKGSAPIGNTEKTENGQYDPHLWISLKGAENQAENVRDALVKADPSNKSYYEKNYNDFALKLDTLYNEYDKKFKTVSNKNFVTGHAAFAYLCRDFGLKQNSVEDVFAEGEPSAKKLKELTDYCKKNKIKTIFVEDMVSTKVSDALAKEVGAKVEKIHTIESKEDNKDYLTCMKENLDMIYNSLK
- a CDS encoding chromate transporter, whose protein sequence is MKKDVKFYLKLFTSTLYLSSFTFGGGFVIIPLMKKKFVDEYKWIEEKEMLDLAAIAQAAPGAIAVNAAIIVGYRLAGVLGAMITIIGTVLPPLIILSIISVAYTAFRDSLIVKYILRGMQAGVAAVIIDVVISMVISLFKEKKSLPIMIMIGAFIATFILNINVIIIILISGIMGAISIYYSKHVEKIGDLK
- the arsM gene encoding arsenite methyltransferase, which produces MSDIKGEVKKYYGGIASRVNQETKGNCKCSSSCCSNNNSDIYDLDYLDNLPQEAINASLGCANPLVFGELKNGETVLDLGSGGGIDVLIASKYVGSTGKVYGLDMTDEMLRLANTNKQKMGVENVEFLKGYIEDIPIDNNKIDVILSNCVINLCEDKEKALSEAYRVLKPGGRLAIADIVILKDISEKIKNDAQMWVGCIAGALPIEEYRNVLLKVGFKNVEINPINIYTKDTIESIIKSKNLQDEYNSSDIEMADSAFAGALVKGIK
- a CDS encoding NifB/NifX family molybdenum-iron cluster-binding protein, which gives rise to MKIAIPNNGSMVNQHFGMSKSFVIVTIEDKKVISTEEISAAELQHEHQGLADLLKNQGATVVITGGIGGGAISGLEQNGLEVIKGASGEYSKVIEEYINGTLENKDVVCNHHGEHHHQ
- a CDS encoding thioredoxin family protein, yielding MNNLSSIDDIKNFIKENKFVMLYFSSDGCGVCDDVLPMIEELLKKHPKVMSGHVEIQNMPSVAGVFGIFTIPAVIMFLEGKEIVRQARYINFLELKEKIQRFSEFV
- a CDS encoding thioredoxin family protein; its protein translation is MIIKILGSGCSNCKKLEENTRKAIDELGIVATIEKVTDFKEIMAYGVMKTPALVVDEKVKIIGRVPSPDEIKKYL
- a CDS encoding DUF134 domain-containing protein, which produces MSRPVKNRRVENLPEYTYFVPAGRRKCEIEEILIKVEEFEAMRLKDVEDLNQEECAKKMLVSRQTFQNIIDSARKKIAIALIEGKAINISGGNYTRNVCNFKCLSCENTYEIKYEEDRKICPSCGSEQVSCNKRSSFCQRQCNKHSISDK
- a CDS encoding DUF2809 domain-containing protein, which codes for MIYKRNRLLYAAMTMVVIILGLGSRKMAKFIPDLLNTYLGDALWALMIFLALGFIFREMKTKSVAIIGILFCYIIESSQLYHANWIDTIRNTTIGGLALGYGFLWSDLLAYSLGIGAGVIIEILIRVIKKGGKE
- a CDS encoding LysR family transcriptional regulator, whose amino-acid sequence is MNLRHMKIFVAVCQNSSITLAAKKMYISQPAISTAIKEMENYYGVKLFDRLSKKLYLTEVGKIVLSYALHITSLFDELETTIQNSDSIGVLRIGSSITIGTHLMPNYIKQFSSRYPNIQTFVTINNSDIIENLVIDNKLDFALIEGVIHSKNLISKSFLNDELVVICSLNNPLLKKEVISVKDLETQKFLMREKNSGTRELADSVLLLHGFSTVPIWESISTEAIINGVSNGLGIAILPLRLVQNFIQNGTISKLNVVDINLKRKFYIIYHKNKFLTTSSIEFLKLCTE
- a CDS encoding ArsR/SmtB family transcription factor, giving the protein MENLTNLFKVLSDETRLRILVLLYHKKLCVCQIQGILEESQPKISKHLAKLRDMGFVKDERQEQFIYYYINKDNELLNELLEKIISNSENYTTIQTDLKKLDKGDQYIEIFKTKCNTNK
- a CDS encoding chromate transporter — its product is MIYLKIFWSFFQIGLFSVGGGYAAMPLIQNQVVTIHSWLSMNEFADVITISQMTPGPIAINCATFVGTRIAGVPGAIVATIGCVFPSCVIVLFLAYLYYKYKSLFIVQGVLNGLRPAVIAMIGSAGLILLILAFWNGKGISSNTENIDGISVGLFTIAIIILRKWKVNPIFIMIGSGVLGLCIYSFYHSVL
- a CDS encoding permease; protein product: MNVISQIFTWLNNEVLKMTWLSNLIQSFVENVFGLSIKERLGGSVHFFIYDTIKIFILLSVLIFLISYIQSYFPPERTKKILGNIKGIKGNILGALLGTITPFCSCSSIPIFIGFNSAGLPLGITFSFLISSPLVDLASLLILMSFFGAKIAITYVVVGLILAVIGGTIIDNLHLEKYVEGYVKEIKNVDVEVIDMTRPERISYSKQQVKDTVHKVWLYVLIGVGIGAAIHNWIPQSIIKTVVGNNNPFAVLLATAVGIPMYADIFGTLPIAEALFQKGVGIGTVLSFMMAVTALSLPSIIMLSKVVKPKLLTIFVAIVATGIVIIGYLFNAFSFLFV
- a CDS encoding metal ABC transporter permease, whose amino-acid sequence is MFQYSFMQNAFMISILISILCPCIGFFLVLRRYSMIGDTLAHASLAGVAIGLLFNGNPIISSFIFTSFCGLLIEFLRDYFKKYAELILVVVLSLSVGIAITIMSSGELHANVNSFLFGSVLTVTRDDLYAVLVLSLVSIVTLIILYNKLVIIAFDEEAAKVGRINVKLINYIFAILVAATISVSMRIVGVLVLSSMIALPVATAMQLGKGFKSTLLYSVLFSVIDILLSLFISYYMNCAPGGITALISVVLLALVILIKKVGLLLSKKRYN